Part of the Chthoniobacterales bacterium genome is shown below.
GATCCCGTTGCGCAGCTGCTGCTCAAAAAACACGAGGCTACCGACATTCTTGTTGGCATTTTGGTCGGGTCCGTTCCCTCCGCTCTGGGCATGCTGCTTGGACCGGTGGTCGGGGTGCTCTCCGACCGGCATCGCGGGCGGCGGGGACGAAGGATTCCGTTCCTGTTGCTACCGACACCCTTTGCGGCCCTGTCGATGGCGGGGGTGGCGTTCACACCTTTGATCGGACGATGGCTGAATACAGCACTCGGAGAGCATTCGCCCGGTGAAAACGCCTGCGTCGTCTTGGTCTTCGCCGTTTTCTGGGTCATTTTCGAGTTCGCCACCACCATCGCCAATGCGGTTTTCACCGCGCTGATCAACGACGTCGTTCCGCAGCAGTTGCTGGGCCGTTTCTTCGGGTTGTTTCGCGCTATCAGCCTGCTCGCCGGCATTCTCTTCAATCTCGTGTTGATGGGAAAAGCCGAGTCCCACTACATGGAAATTTTTCTGGGCCTGGGACTTTTCTACGGGATCGGCTTCACTGTCATGTGCCTCAAGGTCACAGAGGGTGACTACCCGCCGCCGCCTGAACGCGCGCCCAATCCCTGGCGGGGCATTTTGCAATACCTCAGGGAGTCTTTCACCCATCCCTACTATCTCTGGGTTTTTTTGGCGATGGCGCTGGCTATCCTTTCTTTCGGCCCGGTGAACTCCTTCAGCGTGTTTTACGCCCGCAGCATCGGAGTCGGTATGGATGATTACGGAAGGTATCTGGCCATCACCTACTTGGTGTCGCTGGTCATTTCGTATACGCTTGGATCATTGGCCGACCGCTTCCATCCCTTGCGCATGGCGATCGGTGCCATGGTCGGGTATGCACTCGTGGCCCTCTATGGCTGGATTTTCGCGCGAAGCCAGGGGACTTTCGCCGTCCTGTTCATTCTGCACGGAGTGCTCTCCGGCATCTATCTCACGGGAGCCGCATCGCTGGGCCAGAGGCTTTTTCCAAAAGCGCAGTTTGCTCAATTCGCGTCTGCGGCCGGCATCCTGGCCTCGGTGTGCTACATGATATTGCCTCCGGCGGTCGGGCTGGTTCTTGAAATGACCGGACACCAATATCATCTCACCTTCCTGATGGGCGGTCTGCTGGCGATTATCTCCGTCGCGGTTTTGTTGGTGGTCTACCGGAAGTTCCTCGCGCTCGGCGGAGACGCCGACTACGAGGCGCCAACCCCTTGAGAGTGAACCGTCGCCGATGGAGTGCGAAATTGTTAATTGTCTTTTCGGTGCGGTGGATTGATTTGCGGCATCAGTGCGCGGATCTTTGGCAGGCCCGCTAAAGGAGCGGCCAACGCACTCTCCGTCGATATGCCCCTCACCTTTCTGCATAAAGGAGCCCTGACCCGCGCCGGACTCATCCTCGCCGCGCCATTCCTGCTCAAGGCCCGCTCCTTGGCTGCCGAACCGGAAAAAAATCCGGCTCCCCATGATGGCAATCCCCTGCTGTTCCAAGTCACCGACCGCCGTCCGAATTTGATCGAGGCGCCATTGGTCAAACCTTGGAAAA
Proteins encoded:
- a CDS encoding MFS transporter codes for the protein MNFLRRQNPVGPGKTWKVGTLTYTAGGLVVLFFWLLLGDFAWSIKQRAVDPVAQLLLKKHEATDILVGILVGSVPSALGMLLGPVVGVLSDRHRGRRGRRIPFLLLPTPFAALSMAGVAFTPLIGRWLNTALGEHSPGENACVVLVFAVFWVIFEFATTIANAVFTALINDVVPQQLLGRFFGLFRAISLLAGILFNLVLMGKAESHYMEIFLGLGLFYGIGFTVMCLKVTEGDYPPPPERAPNPWRGILQYLRESFTHPYYLWVFLAMALAILSFGPVNSFSVFYARSIGVGMDDYGRYLAITYLVSLVISYTLGSLADRFHPLRMAIGAMVGYALVALYGWIFARSQGTFAVLFILHGVLSGIYLTGAASLGQRLFPKAQFAQFASAAGILASVCYMILPPAVGLVLEMTGHQYHLTFLMGGLLAIISVAVLLVVYRKFLALGGDADYEAPTP